A window of the Lolium perenne isolate Kyuss_39 chromosome 7, Kyuss_2.0, whole genome shotgun sequence genome harbors these coding sequences:
- the LOC127313117 gene encoding putative FBD-associated F-box protein At5g56440 isoform X1, whose amino-acid sequence MSDRADDEGNTDMVVAGGEDPIVALPDDVRRYLMSFLPSRDAVRTCVLAKSWRTFWKSVPALRISDPESFEGAHGLSTFVDELIRLRDPVPLNVCDISSAVHYDPDPSCDFDRRDGEFRRMEPWLKHAVSNRVQVLRVRFVCWVTNMTLVSSHLKRVEFYDVKFEGRCLDFSSCQVLEVLELNNCQIFANISSKSLRHLKIDGSVLRGFYARIRIFAPNLTSFQLVAFSGLAPFLESMPSLVTASVKLGGAYIGECMDCCSCGNRSCEGCTVQTGNNDSSVVLKSLSGAMNLELTTEDNMIVYRNYLKCYPFFGKLKTLLLNQWCMVDNFTVLVYFLHHSPILEVLTLQLHFETREEQLVTETDESYNSSVPSIISNHLKVVKIICDTKEDARLHHILTILCTHGVPSEQIDIQ is encoded by the exons ATGTCCGACAGGGCTGATGACGAGGGGAACACGGATATGGTAGTGGCTGGCGGCGAGGACCCCATCGTCGCCCTCCCGGACGACGTCCGAAGGTACCTCATGTCGTTCTTGCCTTCCCGGGATGCTGTGCGGACCTGCGTCCTCGCCAAGAGCTGGCGCACGTTCTGGAAGTCCGTGCCCGCCCTGCGCATCAGCGACCCTGAGAGCTTCGAGGGTGCGCATGGCTTGAGCACGTTTGTGGACGAGCTGATTCGCCTCCGCGACCCAGTGCCTCTGAATGTCTGTGACATCAGTTCTGCTGTTCACTACGATCCCGATCCTAGCTGCGACTTCGATCGGAGGGACGGCGAATTCCGGCGCATGGAACCGTGGCTCAAGCACGCTGTATCCAATCGAGTCCAAGTGCTACGAGTTCGTTTTGTTTGCTGGGTAACCAACATGACTCTCGTCTCCTCACACTTGAAGAGGGTAGAGTTCTACGACGTAAAGTTTGAGGGACGCTGTCTGGATTTTTCGAGCTGTCAGGTGCTAGAGGTGTTGGAGTTAAATAACTGTCAGATCTTCGCGAATATCTCATCCAAATCATTACGACATCTAAAGATTGATGGCTCAGTTTTGCGCGGCTTTTATGCGCGCATACGCATTTTTGCCCCAAATCTTACTAGTTTTCAACTAGTTGCATTCAGCGGTTTGGCTCCTTTCCTTGAGAGCATGCCATCACTGGTAACCGCATCCGTTAAGCTTGGAGGAGCATACATAGGAGAGTGCATGGACTGTTGTAGCTGTGGTAATCGATCATGTGAGGGATGCACTGTTCAAACTGGAAACAATGACAGTTCTGTGGTTCTCAAAAGCTTGTCAGGTGCTATGAATTTGGAGTTGACAACAGAAGATAACATG ATTGTTTACAGAAATTATTTGAAATGCTACCCGTTTTTTGGCAAGCTAAAAACGCTCCTGCTCAATCAGTGGTGTATGGTTGATAACTTCACTGTACTGGTTTACTTTCTTCACCACTCACCAATTCTAGAGGTGCTTACGCTGCAGCTTCATTTTGAAACTCGGGAG GAACAGCTTGTCACCGAAACAGATGAAAGCTACAATTCAAGTGTACCATCAATTATATCAAATCATCTCAAGGTAGTCAAAATCATATGTGACACAAAGGAAGATGCAAGGCTTCACCATATTTTAACGATCCTCTGTACTCATGGAGTACCTTCTGAGCAAATTGACATCCAGTAA
- the LOC127313117 gene encoding putative FBD-associated F-box protein At5g56440 isoform X2 codes for MSDRADDEGNTDMVVAGGEDPIVALPDDVRRYLMSFLPSRDAVRTCVLAKSWRTFWKSVPALRISDPESFEGAHGLSTFVDELIRLRDPVPLNVCDISSAVHYDPDPSCDFDRRDGEFRRMEPWLKHAVSNRVQVLRVRFVCWVTNMTLVSSHLKRVEFYDVKFEGRCLDFSSCQVLEVLELNNCQIFANISSKSLRHLKIDGSVLRGFYARIRIFAPNLTSFQLVAFSGLAPFLESMPSLVTASVKLGGAYIGECMDCCSCGNRSCEGCTVQTGNNDSSVVLKSLSGAMNLELTTEDNMIVYRNYLKCYPFFGKLKTLLLNQWCMVDNFTVLVYFLHHSPILEVLTLQLHFETRELVTETDESYNSSVPSIISNHLKVVKIICDTKEDARLHHILTILCTHGVPSEQIDIQ; via the exons ATGTCCGACAGGGCTGATGACGAGGGGAACACGGATATGGTAGTGGCTGGCGGCGAGGACCCCATCGTCGCCCTCCCGGACGACGTCCGAAGGTACCTCATGTCGTTCTTGCCTTCCCGGGATGCTGTGCGGACCTGCGTCCTCGCCAAGAGCTGGCGCACGTTCTGGAAGTCCGTGCCCGCCCTGCGCATCAGCGACCCTGAGAGCTTCGAGGGTGCGCATGGCTTGAGCACGTTTGTGGACGAGCTGATTCGCCTCCGCGACCCAGTGCCTCTGAATGTCTGTGACATCAGTTCTGCTGTTCACTACGATCCCGATCCTAGCTGCGACTTCGATCGGAGGGACGGCGAATTCCGGCGCATGGAACCGTGGCTCAAGCACGCTGTATCCAATCGAGTCCAAGTGCTACGAGTTCGTTTTGTTTGCTGGGTAACCAACATGACTCTCGTCTCCTCACACTTGAAGAGGGTAGAGTTCTACGACGTAAAGTTTGAGGGACGCTGTCTGGATTTTTCGAGCTGTCAGGTGCTAGAGGTGTTGGAGTTAAATAACTGTCAGATCTTCGCGAATATCTCATCCAAATCATTACGACATCTAAAGATTGATGGCTCAGTTTTGCGCGGCTTTTATGCGCGCATACGCATTTTTGCCCCAAATCTTACTAGTTTTCAACTAGTTGCATTCAGCGGTTTGGCTCCTTTCCTTGAGAGCATGCCATCACTGGTAACCGCATCCGTTAAGCTTGGAGGAGCATACATAGGAGAGTGCATGGACTGTTGTAGCTGTGGTAATCGATCATGTGAGGGATGCACTGTTCAAACTGGAAACAATGACAGTTCTGTGGTTCTCAAAAGCTTGTCAGGTGCTATGAATTTGGAGTTGACAACAGAAGATAACATG ATTGTTTACAGAAATTATTTGAAATGCTACCCGTTTTTTGGCAAGCTAAAAACGCTCCTGCTCAATCAGTGGTGTATGGTTGATAACTTCACTGTACTGGTTTACTTTCTTCACCACTCACCAATTCTAGAGGTGCTTACGCTGCAGCTTCATTTTGAAACTCGGGAG CTTGTCACCGAAACAGATGAAAGCTACAATTCAAGTGTACCATCAATTATATCAAATCATCTCAAGGTAGTCAAAATCATATGTGACACAAAGGAAGATGCAAGGCTTCACCATATTTTAACGATCCTCTGTACTCATGGAGTACCTTCTGAGCAAATTGACATCCAGTAA